In the genome of Paenibacillus pabuli, the window TGAATATTATGCGGGCTACAAAGAAACCTTGCTTGTAGGAGCGACTTTGCGCCCTGTGGTCTTTACCCCTTATGATCAGCGGCAGGATATAGCGTTATTAGAGCAATTCCCTCTCCATAACCTATGGGAGGAGTATTTCCAGAAAAGTGGCCTGGATAGTAAGGAAATGCTGCAGATCTTGTTTTCTATCCGTTTGGAGGATCTGAATAAGAAGCTGGATTCTTATTACCGATACTATTCCGACGTATACGAATATAGTGAGTTGGAAAAACATTGGCTGCTGGAAGGATGGCGTAAGGATTTTGCCGAAGAGGTCTATCCGGTTCAGCATATCCAGGACATGAAAAAAATAGTCAGTGAGCTTCGTTACACAGATCAGGTGAAAACGCTGATTGAGGCCGTTTATGAGGACAGTGAAAAGTCAGATACTTTTGAAATTGCTGAGCGGACACTGTATGCGCTAATGAAAATGATGCCTGAGGAACAAATGGAAAAGGAATCGGGCATGCTCGACCTCTTGTCAGGACCATGGTTCTATATTGTGCGGGATCGGGTACACGATGATGACAGCTTCATGCGATATTTCCAAACGCTAAGCCAATTCGACCGATTAAACAAGGACAGTTACCGAGGCTCCTTCCTTACGCTGAACGATTACCTGCGTGCCTATGAACTGGGCTTCATAGATGCACAGGAAGTCTACAAGCAGCTGCTTGTGGGAGAATCCCGTGCTCTGTTTATTCGGGAATTGACATCCAGCCGAAATGACTGGATCGCAGAGAAACCAATGTTGGCAGAACTGCGAAGAACAGTCGTTGAACGAATTTTGGAGATAGAGTTGACCCGAGGAGAGCTCTCAACAGAAGTAAGTACCCTGGCGATGAAGCTTGAGCGCATTGAAGGTATGGGACATTGGGTGCATCTGGTGGCTGCGATGGATCAGGATACCTTTGTTCGTGGATATATCTATAGCTATGGTGACAACACGACACGTAAAGAAACGTTCAGCCATCTGATTCAGGTCTGCCATCCACGTGATGGAGAGGACGAAGCGCTGTTGGGACAATTGCTGGCGAAGCATCCCATTCAGGAGAAAAAGCTGCTGGAAGCCGCGATGTATGCGCCGCAGTGGATGGAGATTGTCGCCAAGCATCTCGGATGGGAAGGACTGCGCAGTGCAGCCTGGTACTTCCATGCCCACATCAATGAACGATTTACTGCTGAAAAAGAAACCATTGTGGCGCACTATTCTCCAATCTCGCCCCAAGATTTTAATGAAGGTGCATTTGATATCGCCTGGTTTGAGGAGGCGTATGAGGCCGTTGGAGAGGAACGGTTCAGTCTGTTGTACGATTGCGCCAAGTATATCTCCGGCGGAGCCAATCATCGCAGATCGCAATTGTTCGCGGATGCAGCACTTGGGAAGCTGAAGCTTGAGGACATGCGTACATCCGTGGAAGATAAGCGTAATAAAGATCATCTGTTGACGTATAGCCTGATTCCGTTCGCAGAAGAAAAGGAGCATGATCTGCGCGAGCGGTACGATTTCATTCAGAAGTTTCTGATGCAGAGCAAACAGTTTGGCGCGCAGCGCCGGGCCAGTGAAAGTCTGGTATCCCAGATTGCACTCGGCAACCTTGCCCGTAATGCGGGATATGCCGATGTTACTCGGCTGATGTGGGATATGGAGGCCCGCAAGCTGGATGAGATGAAATCCTATTTTGAACCTCATGAGCTGGATGATGTTACCACGGCCCAACTGGTGATTGATGAAGAAGGTCAGCCGGAACTGCTCATCGTAAGCAAAGGGAAAACGCTCAAGTCTGTACCGGCCCGGTTCAAGAAAGACGGTTACATCGCCGAATTGAAGGAATTAAAAACGGATCTGGTTGATCAGTATCGCCGGGCAAGACTAGAATTGGAGCGTTCCATGACGGCGGGTACCTCCTTTACCCGGGAGGAGATTTCAAGCCTGTTGGAGAATCCGGTCCTTCGACCGCTGGTTCGCACTCTTGTATTCCAGGCAGGTGATAAGCTGGGTCGATTCGATGTAACGTCTGGTGGGCTGGTTGCTCCAGCCCCGGAAGGCTCGGAAAACTTGAGTCAGATTCAAGATTTGACGGAACAGGATCGTCTGTTGATTGCTCACCCTTTACATCTGTTCCAGAGTGGACGCTGGAGCGAATTCCAACGGGATCTGTTCAACCGTCAGGAACGGCAGCCATTTAAGCAGGTATTCCGTGAACTTTATCTTCCGAACGAGGATGAGCTGGCTAATGGTACCGTATCCCGCAGGTATGCAGGTTATCAGATTCAGCCGAAAAAAGCAGTTGCTCTGCTGAAAGGGCGTCAATGGACCGTCAGCTATGAAGAAGGGCTGCAAAAGGTAAGCTATGAGCATAACCTGATTGCTAATCTCTATGCCATGGCAGACTGGTTCTCGCCCGCAGATACAGAAGCACCTACGCTGGAGACGGTGCAGTTCTATGATCGCAAGACGTATAAACCTGTGGCGTTGAAGGATGTACCGACGGTCTTTTTCTCGGAAGTCATGCGTGATATCGATTTGGTCGTTAGCGTTGCGCATGTTGGCGGAGTCGATCCGGAAGCCAGCTTGACCACGATTGAGATGCGTCATGTGATTGTGAATGAGTCACTGCGTCTGTTGAAGGTCGATAACGTACGTTTGGATGGAAATTATGCGCGAATTGATGGTGAATTGGGCGAGTATGCCGTTCATCTTGGCAGCGGCAATGTGTTCAAACAGGCGACGGGCGCGCTTCATATCATCCCTGTGCACAGTCAGCACCGAGGTAGGATCTTCCTTCCTTTCCTGGATGAAGATCCGAGAACAGCTGAGATTTTATCCAAAGTGATGCTGCTTGCTGAAGATAAAAAAATCAAGGACCCGCAAATTCTAGCACAGCTTCAACTGTAGGAACCGATTGCCGCCCCGTTTAGGGCGGCTTTTTTACGTGTTATTCCGAAATCCAATGTAACTAGTGAAGAGAAATGAATAGAAACAATTATACGTTGGAGGAGGGGGAAGTACAGAAAAATCCAACATAAAGGCAGCTGAAGAACCTATTAAAGGGGACCTCAGTTGCTTTTTAATTTTCTATTTATTTATTGGCCGGAATGGTTCCGGTTTCAAAAAGACTTTGGACCTAGGGGATCACGGAATATTCCTTAATCTGATAATTAATTGAATTAATTGGTTGGATGTGTGTGGGTCCAATCGACTGTTTTTAAAAGTAAAGAATTTGTTCAATATTAGTTACGAAAATGTAAATAATTCGTTTTCTTATCTTGTTATACGAATCTAATGAGGAATGATTCGAAAGAACTAGATTCGTTCTGAATCGTTCTTTACCAAATTTAAGGGGGTGTAATCTGCGAGTAGGTCGGCTATCGTTAGGAAGCGAAATTGCTGTCTTGCTTGCGAGTTGCAGTTTCAGAAGCTCTGTGCAGGACGACCTGAATGCTTGAAAAACTGGGATTAAGCCAGTACGCATTCCCTTGTATACATGTATTCAAGATGTATGCGAGAAAAATGATCAAGAGAGAAGGAGAACTTACAACATGAACAGAAGACTCAATCTGATTTTCCTCAAACGATGGTTTATGCTGTTAATCATCGTGGCAGTAGCGGCTATGCCGTTGCACGCCTTCGCCGCAGAAGCGGAATCCGAGGCTGATCGCCCATGGATGAACAAATCCCTGACTGCGGAGGAACGTACCGCGTTGTTGCTCAAGGCGATGACACTGGAGGAGAAAGTCGGATTCGTTACCGGTAAAGTAAATAATTATTATGGTTTCTATAATGATGGATTGGAGCGCCTCGGCATTCCAGCGTTACAGATGGCGGATGGACCTGCTGGGGTACGCGTGGCGAACCCAGATGTTCAGGACAAAAAGTCCACGGCACTGCCCGCACCAATCGCGTTGGCTGCTTCCTGGGACACCGATCTTGCCAAGAAATACGGTGATCTTATCGGGCAGGAAGCACATGATACAACACATAATGTCGTTCTTGGTCCGGGGCTGGATATTGCGCGTACCCCATGGGGCTCACGTAACTTCGAATCCCTCGGTGAAGATCCGTTGCTCGCTTCCGGCATGGGTGCAGCTTATGTGAACGGGATTCAAAGCAATCCGGTTATCGCTACAGCGAAACACTACATCTTGAACAACCAGGAGACGGAGCGTTTCACCACCAATGCAACAGCTAGCGAACGTGCCATCCAGGAAATCTATGCACGTCCGTTCCAGGCGATGGTCGAAAAAGCGAATCTCGGTTCGGCAATGTGTTCGTTTAACCAGGTGAACGGTACATACGCTTGTGAGAACAAGGAGATGCTGACCGATGTCCTTAGAGACCAGTTTGGCTTCGAAGGGTTCGTCATGAGTGACTATGGTGCAAATTTCAGTACAGCCAAATCCGCGAATGCGGGACTGGATCTGGAGACACCGGGAGAGCCTTATGGCAAATGGGGAGACAAGCTGCTCGAAGCTGTAAACAACGGCGAAGTCAGCGAACAGACCATTGATGAGAAGGTTAGACGGATTTTGCTTCAGATGTTCGAGAAAGGGCTGTTCGACAACCCTGTAACCAATACACAGATCAATGCGAAGAAAGATGGCAAACAAGCACGTGAAATTGCGGAGCAGAGTATGGTGCTCTTGCAAAACAACGATAATACGCTGCCATTGTCCAGCAAAAACACGAAATCAATCGCTGTCATCGGACCAGATGCAGATAACGCATCTGCTGCTGGTGGAGGTAGCAGTATGGTTAACCCGACGTATACGGTAAGTCCACTGCAAGGTATTCGTAATCGTGCTGGTAACGGGGTGGATGTAAAATATGCAGCTGGAACTGATCCGATCTCTGCAGGGGATGCATTTAACGGTCCTTCCGCTGTTCCATCCACACTCCTGTCTCCGGCAGATGCCGAGAAGAGCGAGCAGAACTATGGTACGGAGAAAGCAGAGTATGGTCTGCGTGCCGAATACTGGACCAACACGAACATGGAAGGTGATCCTTCTCTGGTACGTACAGACAATCAGGTCAACATGAATCTTGGATTTTACAATTATGAAGGGTTCAACGCCCAGTCATCCAAGCTTCCGGTGACACCAACGAAATTCAACAGTAAAATGTCTGCTCGCTGGACGGGTTCCATTACAGCACCCAAAACGGGTGATTACAAATTGTCTCTGACCAGTCTGGGCTCTGCGAAATTGTACGTGGATGATCAACTGCTCGTAGACAATCAAGGTGAAAATCTGAGCACGACCAAGAAAGAAATCACGTTAAAAGAAGGCAAGTCCCACAACATTCGCATTGAATATCGTACCGATTTCCCGGTACAGACGAGTCATGATATGGGTGCCCAAGTTCGTTTCGGCTGGGAAGCACCTGAAGATGCTGTGGATGCCAAGATGCAAAAGGCAGTTGATCTGGCCAAAAAATCGGATGTCGCGGTTGTCGTGACACGTACGTATGACAGTGAAGGTTATGTGGATCGTTCCGATCTGGAACTGCCGAATAACCAGGAGCAGTTGATCCGCGAAGTGGCGGCAGCCAATCCCAAAACGATTGTGGTACAAATGAGTGGTCGCGCCGTTGAAATGGATTCTTGGCAAAAAGAAGTGCCATCCATTGTTCAAGCCTGGTATGCAGGTCAAGAACAAGGTAACGCGGTCGCACGGGTTCTATTTGGTGATGTGAATCCATCCGGCAAACTGCCCGTGACGTTCCCGTCTGATGATTCACAGACCCCGGTATCTACTGCGGAACAATTCCCGGGTGTGAATGGGGTGGGCAACTACTCCGAGGGTATCTTTGTAGGGTATAAAGGATATGACAAAGAAGGCATGACACCGGCGTTTGCTTTTGGACACGGATTGTCTTACACGAACTTTGACTACCGTAACCTGCATGTGAAAAATACAGGCAAAGGTGATAAGGCAACGGTAGAAGTATCCCTGAACCTGCGTAATACCGGTAAAGTTACCGGTGCAGAAGTGGTACAGGTCTATGTTGGCAATCTGCCAACCAAGGTGGAGACACCGGAGAAGCAGCTTGCTGGCTGGGCGAAGGTCGATCTGAAGGCTGGCAAGCAGCAGCGTGTCAATATTCAACTGGATCGCAGTGCACTGTCCTATTGGGATGAAACGTCGCATGAATGGGTAATGCCTAAGGGGAAAGTCCAGGTTTATGTTGGCAGTGCATCGGATGATATTCGTCTGACAGGCAGTGTGAATATCGGAAGCAAGTCTGGTAAATAAAAGCTATAAATGAGTCGTGGCCGAATGGCCGCGGCTTTTTCCAATCAACGTGGGAGGAGAGTGATGAGTGATGAACATAGGCTGGCGAGAGCATCCCAAACGATGGATCATCCTATCAATCGCTGTTTGTTGTGTCGCCGTAGGAATCGGGCTTATTATCAACCGAAGGGAATCACCTGTTCCACCGCCAGTAGAGGACAAGCATGCAGAGGTTGAAGTCTGGCTGACGACGGGAGATCAGCAACATTTGCTGGAACCGCAGCCAGCGATCCCTATAGCAGATAACCACGATGCAGGCACAAGCTCCGTTGATTCCGCATCACAGCAAGCGGAACATTCCCAGTCGGAGTTCACCATACGAATTGACCCTGGGAAGATCTATCAGACCATGGATGGATTTGGCGCAGCTATGACGGGTTCGTCGGTACATCTGATCAACCAGCTTCCAGAGGAACAGCAAGAACAACTGCTGAAGGAACTGTTTACGACTGAAGGGCTGAACATGGATATGGTGCGTCATACGATTGGTGCCTCGGATTATTCGGTGGATGAATCAGGTCAAGCATCAAGTTATACCTACGATGATATCGCGTCAGGCACGGATTATAACATGGAACACTTTTCGATTGATAAGGATCAGGAAGTCGTGAAGATCTTGGAGCAGGTAGCTCGATTAAAGCCGGATCTTAAAGTGTTGGGCACACCATGGACGGCCCCGGCCTGGATGAAATATGGGGAGAAGACCACGAACGGCTGGTATCTGGATTACAACGACCCCCGGGTATATGAAGCTTATGCGCGATATTTTATGAAGTACATTGAAGCTTATCAAGCGAAAGGCATTCCCATCTACGGGATAACGTTGCAAAATGAACCGGAGTTTACTACAGCTGACTATCCAAGCATGAGTATGGGTGCTGAGGAACAGGCGATGTTCATTCGGGATTATCTCGGTCCGGCTCTCAAAGATACAGGACTGGACACGCGAATCATCGCGTATGACCATAACTGGGATCAGGCGGTCGAATACACAAGCAAGGTGCTTGAAGATGAGCAGGCTGCTGCATACATCGATGGATCGGCCTTCCATTGTTATGCTGGTGATCCATCCGCCATGTCGGAAGTACATGATCGGTTCCCGGACAAAGATATTTATTTTACAGAATGTAGTGGCGGGGAATGGAGCCCTGATTTTGGTGAAAATCTGAGCTGGCAGATGTCCACCCTGATGATCGGTGCTCCACGTAACTGGGCGAAGAACATGCTGCTCTGGAACATAGCTCTAGATCCGCAGGGTAGACCTACAAATGGCGGTTGTACGAACTGTCGTGGGGTGGTGACGATTGATCCTGAGAGCGGTGAGGTAACCCGGAATGTGGAGTATTATGCATTGGGTCATATCAGTCGGTATGTTCGTCCAGGAGCTGTTAGGATCGATTCTACGCAAGAACAGGGCAAGATCGAGAACGTCGTTTTCAACAACCCGGATGGAACCATGGTGATGGTTGCAGCTAACACGGGAGAGGCAGAAGTTTCGTTTGATGTAGTCGTGGACGGAGATTCGTTTCGATACTCATTACCTTCCTACTCGGCAGCAACATTCCGATGGAATCCGGAAATGGCGGTAAATAGTTGACTCATCATTGGAAAATAGGGTACAGATTGAATGTTGGGCATGGTAAAATATACGTAGGATTCTTAAAACGGAGTTCTAAACAAGTCCGATCCCAGGATCGGATTTTTACATAATTGTTTTCTGAAAAAGGAGAATAACGAACATGTTAATCACTTCATATCGTGAACAGGATCATGACAAGTTGGTCGAGATTTGGGAGAGAGCCGTTCGGGCAACACATACGTTTTTGGAAGAACATCATATCCAGTTCTATAAAACAGTT includes:
- a CDS encoding DUF4132 domain-containing protein; this encodes MNQEDKVQQYQNELQEKVKSLNGVERELAGYVAEMAGFTYLREDEKAYLDTVEQLKRTAAETQAPLFSPLLDVLRQLVSAPFLVRFRYIAERAANFPYSKNYERRPFRTIDPEQHIGQVLRKMIALFRMEMQGFSLNEYVSIREYKIDYLHEIRAVLPDCIAYELDHEIGDMKQALHDIIYGDNQNALLTTEMIKGIFMSDQVDAYQMVGELLVAARLQEGLRQSIVERMDEGTLEAYIYILKIIIDNNLIRFSSVVRALAVWTGIGIEAANQRVAAQFITQAHQALTDSAVREAWQQSDNANQLFISLWATAVIEENELERKVIQIMDHGQVYQQIVAQYVLANSQNRGLRLQMARQYLEVQDLELLHWVIENYDAMYMFNWSFENGENQRSVHVWPLPVFEDKIVRRRDFDLFKQMLAHIPQGGAGGPSGVLEFVQYRIDTDDVVKKMLYLAAYDMDPEWIGEVIALKDKLSPDLRGELLSQFVHHPENEVQRQFIFDSLSDKSINNRENALLKAKRLTLTLEEMLQMEALLKLKTGSLRQKIIQVLLLQSADELIVSLKRLLQSKSELQRLGALELLTEISADPQRSEQQEQMQPLIELIKTPTAKEQKLLDKLTEKSSRYTAANGFGLYDPSWENPLLHEERDLGGFQPKDLFTLSLEKARQFLEGLDALVHEHRDHEYEAEYYAGYKETLLVGATLRPVVFTPYDQRQDIALLEQFPLHNLWEEYFQKSGLDSKEMLQILFSIRLEDLNKKLDSYYRYYSDVYEYSELEKHWLLEGWRKDFAEEVYPVQHIQDMKKIVSELRYTDQVKTLIEAVYEDSEKSDTFEIAERTLYALMKMMPEEQMEKESGMLDLLSGPWFYIVRDRVHDDDSFMRYFQTLSQFDRLNKDSYRGSFLTLNDYLRAYELGFIDAQEVYKQLLVGESRALFIRELTSSRNDWIAEKPMLAELRRTVVERILEIELTRGELSTEVSTLAMKLERIEGMGHWVHLVAAMDQDTFVRGYIYSYGDNTTRKETFSHLIQVCHPRDGEDEALLGQLLAKHPIQEKKLLEAAMYAPQWMEIVAKHLGWEGLRSAAWYFHAHINERFTAEKETIVAHYSPISPQDFNEGAFDIAWFEEAYEAVGEERFSLLYDCAKYISGGANHRRSQLFADAALGKLKLEDMRTSVEDKRNKDHLLTYSLIPFAEEKEHDLRERYDFIQKFLMQSKQFGAQRRASESLVSQIALGNLARNAGYADVTRLMWDMEARKLDEMKSYFEPHELDDVTTAQLVIDEEGQPELLIVSKGKTLKSVPARFKKDGYIAELKELKTDLVDQYRRARLELERSMTAGTSFTREEISSLLENPVLRPLVRTLVFQAGDKLGRFDVTSGGLVAPAPEGSENLSQIQDLTEQDRLLIAHPLHLFQSGRWSEFQRDLFNRQERQPFKQVFRELYLPNEDELANGTVSRRYAGYQIQPKKAVALLKGRQWTVSYEEGLQKVSYEHNLIANLYAMADWFSPADTEAPTLETVQFYDRKTYKPVALKDVPTVFFSEVMRDIDLVVSVAHVGGVDPEASLTTIEMRHVIVNESLRLLKVDNVRLDGNYARIDGELGEYAVHLGSGNVFKQATGALHIIPVHSQHRGRIFLPFLDEDPRTAEILSKVMLLAEDKKIKDPQILAQLQL
- a CDS encoding beta-glucosidase, producing the protein MNRRLNLIFLKRWFMLLIIVAVAAMPLHAFAAEAESEADRPWMNKSLTAEERTALLLKAMTLEEKVGFVTGKVNNYYGFYNDGLERLGIPALQMADGPAGVRVANPDVQDKKSTALPAPIALAASWDTDLAKKYGDLIGQEAHDTTHNVVLGPGLDIARTPWGSRNFESLGEDPLLASGMGAAYVNGIQSNPVIATAKHYILNNQETERFTTNATASERAIQEIYARPFQAMVEKANLGSAMCSFNQVNGTYACENKEMLTDVLRDQFGFEGFVMSDYGANFSTAKSANAGLDLETPGEPYGKWGDKLLEAVNNGEVSEQTIDEKVRRILLQMFEKGLFDNPVTNTQINAKKDGKQAREIAEQSMVLLQNNDNTLPLSSKNTKSIAVIGPDADNASAAGGGSSMVNPTYTVSPLQGIRNRAGNGVDVKYAAGTDPISAGDAFNGPSAVPSTLLSPADAEKSEQNYGTEKAEYGLRAEYWTNTNMEGDPSLVRTDNQVNMNLGFYNYEGFNAQSSKLPVTPTKFNSKMSARWTGSITAPKTGDYKLSLTSLGSAKLYVDDQLLVDNQGENLSTTKKEITLKEGKSHNIRIEYRTDFPVQTSHDMGAQVRFGWEAPEDAVDAKMQKAVDLAKKSDVAVVVTRTYDSEGYVDRSDLELPNNQEQLIREVAAANPKTIVVQMSGRAVEMDSWQKEVPSIVQAWYAGQEQGNAVARVLFGDVNPSGKLPVTFPSDDSQTPVSTAEQFPGVNGVGNYSEGIFVGYKGYDKEGMTPAFAFGHGLSYTNFDYRNLHVKNTGKGDKATVEVSLNLRNTGKVTGAEVVQVYVGNLPTKVETPEKQLAGWAKVDLKAGKQQRVNIQLDRSALSYWDETSHEWVMPKGKVQVYVGSASDDIRLTGSVNIGSKSGK
- a CDS encoding glycoside hydrolase family 30 protein, whose translation is MNIGWREHPKRWIILSIAVCCVAVGIGLIINRRESPVPPPVEDKHAEVEVWLTTGDQQHLLEPQPAIPIADNHDAGTSSVDSASQQAEHSQSEFTIRIDPGKIYQTMDGFGAAMTGSSVHLINQLPEEQQEQLLKELFTTEGLNMDMVRHTIGASDYSVDESGQASSYTYDDIASGTDYNMEHFSIDKDQEVVKILEQVARLKPDLKVLGTPWTAPAWMKYGEKTTNGWYLDYNDPRVYEAYARYFMKYIEAYQAKGIPIYGITLQNEPEFTTADYPSMSMGAEEQAMFIRDYLGPALKDTGLDTRIIAYDHNWDQAVEYTSKVLEDEQAAAYIDGSAFHCYAGDPSAMSEVHDRFPDKDIYFTECSGGEWSPDFGENLSWQMSTLMIGAPRNWAKNMLLWNIALDPQGRPTNGGCTNCRGVVTIDPESGEVTRNVEYYALGHISRYVRPGAVRIDSTQEQGKIENVVFNNPDGTMVMVAANTGEAEVSFDVVVDGDSFRYSLPSYSAATFRWNPEMAVNS